The following proteins come from a genomic window of Sphingobium cloacae:
- a CDS encoding 3-hydroxyacyl-CoA dehydrogenase NAD-binding domain-containing protein: MNTIRFDIDGDGIATLTIDVPGQSMNVIGPDFIADLDAAITRIASEEGIKGAVIASGKDSGFMAGMDLKYFGSMLASAEGQRPSPAAIFDNVFTLNQLFRRLETCGKPVACAIEGTCVGGGFELALACHRRVVGDSSKTQLGLPEVLIGLFPGGGGSQRLPRLMGVQAALLYMLQGKLFRPAEAAMLKVVDEVVPQGTAIEKAREWVKANPTASVQPWDVKGFKFPGGAGGFNPAFVQTMAGAVPMTVKQTQRNMNAPIALLSAVYEGAILPIDQAIRVESKYFARVAADPQAGNMVRSLFVNKQAAERGARRPKDQPKAPTKKLAMLGAGMMGAGIATVAAQAGMEVVLFDRDLAYAEKGKAHVEEQLKKRLGKGMTPEKMAETLARVTPTTDYAALAGADFVIEAVFEDVAIKAEVTKKVEEVLGADTIFGSNTSTLPITKLAKAWSKPENFIGIHFFSPVEKMPLVEIILGKETGPAAIAKALDFVAQIKKTPIVVNDSRGFYTSRCFGTYVQEGVEMVAEGINPALIENGGRQLGMPVGPLAVGDEVSIELGNKIVLAAKKELGDAYVAQRSDELMAQMVEMGRLGRKSAKGWYDYPEGGKKHLWPGLAELFPLAADQPGVEAVKERLLYRQLIECARCFEEGVLETPEDGDIGAIFGWGFAPWTGGPFSHMDTVGIAHVVAVLDRLAAAHGDRFAPTKQLREMAASGATFYRPAPSRAAA, from the coding sequence ATGAACACCATCCGCTTCGACATTGACGGCGACGGTATCGCCACGCTGACCATCGACGTGCCGGGGCAGTCGATGAACGTCATCGGCCCCGACTTCATCGCCGATCTGGATGCGGCGATCACGCGCATCGCTTCGGAAGAAGGGATCAAGGGCGCGGTGATCGCTTCGGGCAAGGACAGCGGCTTCATGGCGGGCATGGACCTCAAATATTTCGGGTCCATGCTGGCGAGCGCGGAAGGGCAGCGCCCCTCCCCCGCCGCCATTTTCGACAATGTGTTCACGCTGAACCAACTTTTCCGGCGGCTGGAAACCTGCGGCAAGCCGGTGGCCTGCGCCATCGAGGGCACCTGCGTGGGCGGCGGTTTCGAACTGGCGCTGGCCTGCCACCGGCGCGTGGTCGGGGACAGCAGCAAAACGCAACTGGGCCTGCCCGAAGTGCTGATCGGGCTTTTCCCCGGTGGCGGCGGGTCGCAGCGTCTGCCGCGCCTGATGGGCGTGCAGGCGGCGCTCTTGTATATGCTTCAGGGCAAGCTGTTCCGGCCCGCGGAAGCCGCGATGCTGAAGGTCGTCGATGAAGTGGTGCCGCAGGGCACGGCAATCGAGAAGGCGCGGGAGTGGGTGAAGGCGAACCCGACCGCTTCGGTCCAGCCCTGGGACGTGAAGGGCTTCAAATTCCCCGGCGGCGCGGGCGGGTTCAACCCCGCTTTCGTGCAGACCATGGCGGGTGCTGTGCCGATGACGGTCAAGCAGACGCAGCGCAACATGAATGCGCCCATCGCCCTGCTGTCGGCGGTCTATGAAGGCGCGATCCTGCCGATCGACCAGGCGATCAGGGTCGAGAGCAAATATTTCGCCAGGGTCGCCGCCGATCCGCAGGCGGGCAACATGGTCCGCAGCCTGTTCGTCAACAAACAGGCGGCCGAGCGCGGGGCGCGGCGTCCGAAGGATCAGCCCAAGGCGCCGACGAAGAAGCTCGCCATGCTGGGCGCGGGAATGATGGGCGCGGGGATCGCGACCGTCGCGGCGCAGGCGGGGATGGAGGTCGTGCTGTTCGACCGCGACCTCGCTTATGCCGAGAAGGGCAAGGCCCATGTTGAGGAGCAGCTTAAAAAGCGGCTGGGCAAGGGCATGACGCCGGAGAAAATGGCGGAGACGCTGGCGCGGGTGACGCCGACGACCGATTATGCGGCGCTGGCCGGGGCGGACTTCGTGATCGAGGCGGTGTTCGAGGATGTCGCGATCAAGGCGGAGGTGACCAAGAAGGTCGAGGAAGTGCTGGGCGCGGATACGATCTTCGGGTCCAATACTTCGACCTTGCCGATCACCAAGCTCGCCAAGGCATGGAGCAAGCCGGAGAATTTCATCGGCATCCACTTCTTCTCGCCGGTCGAGAAGATGCCGCTGGTGGAGATTATCCTCGGCAAGGAAACCGGGCCTGCCGCCATCGCCAAGGCGCTGGATTTCGTGGCGCAGATCAAGAAGACGCCCATCGTCGTCAATGATTCGCGGGGGTTCTATACGTCGCGATGCTTCGGCACCTATGTGCAGGAGGGCGTGGAGATGGTCGCGGAAGGGATCAACCCGGCGCTGATCGAGAATGGCGGGCGGCAATTGGGGATGCCCGTGGGGCCGCTGGCCGTGGGCGATGAAGTGTCCATCGAACTGGGCAACAAGATCGTGCTCGCCGCGAAGAAGGAACTGGGCGACGCCTATGTCGCGCAGCGATCCGACGAACTGATGGCGCAGATGGTCGAGATGGGCCGTCTGGGGCGCAAGAGCGCCAAGGGGTGGTATGACTATCCCGAAGGCGGCAAGAAGCATCTTTGGCCGGGGCTGGCGGAACTGTTCCCGCTGGCCGCCGATCAGCCCGGCGTGGAAGCGGTGAAGGAGCGGCTGCTCTATCGGCAGTTGATCGAATGCGCGCGCTGCTTCGAAGAGGGCGTGCTGGAGACGCCGGAGGATGGCGACATCGGCGCGATCTTCGGATGGGGCTTCGCGCCCTGGACCGGCGGGCCGTTCAGCCATATGGACACGGTCGGCATCGCGCATGTCGTGGCGGTGCTGGACCGGCTGGCGGCGGCCCATGGCGACCGCTTTGCCCCCACGAAGCAGTTGCGGGAGATGGCGGCGAGCGGCGCGACCTTCTACCGCCCCGCCCCATCCCGCGCTGCGGCATAA
- the hisH gene encoding imidazole glycerol phosphate synthase subunit HisH, whose translation MTVLALIDYGAGNLHSVHNALRKAGARDVTITADADAVAKADRIVLPGVGAFRACRDALVAIPGMVEAMDEAVNGRGTPFLGVCVGMQLLAGAGEEFGRHEGLGWIPGTVKLIEPRDPAIKVPHMGWNDVILRGAPPLLEAGEAYFLHSYHFEADDPAHVAAVTDHGGPLAAAVARDTIIGCQFHPEKSQSYGLSFLSRFLEWRP comes from the coding sequence GTGACGGTCCTTGCCCTTATCGACTATGGCGCGGGCAATCTTCATTCGGTCCATAACGCCCTGCGGAAAGCAGGCGCGCGGGATGTGACGATCACCGCCGACGCCGATGCGGTGGCGAAGGCCGACCGGATCGTGCTGCCGGGCGTGGGCGCTTTCCGGGCCTGCCGCGACGCGCTGGTCGCGATCCCCGGCATGGTCGAGGCGATGGACGAAGCCGTCAACGGGCGCGGGACGCCCTTTCTGGGCGTGTGCGTGGGGATGCAGTTGCTCGCCGGCGCGGGCGAGGAGTTCGGGCGGCATGAAGGGCTGGGCTGGATTCCCGGAACCGTCAAGCTGATCGAACCGCGCGATCCGGCGATCAAGGTGCCGCATATGGGCTGGAACGACGTGATCCTGCGGGGCGCGCCGCCGCTGCTGGAGGCGGGGGAAGCCTATTTCCTGCACAGCTATCATTTCGAAGCCGACGATCCGGCGCATGTCGCCGCCGTCACCGACCATGGCGGGCCGCTGGCCGCCGCCGTGGCGCGCGACACCATCATCGGCTGCCAGTTTCACCCGGAAAAGAGCCAGAGCTACGGCCTTTCCTTCCTCTCCCGCTTTCTGGAGTGGCGTCCTTGA
- the pgl gene encoding 6-phosphogluconolactonase encodes MEHVFADGAQAAGDLARRIGDVLGEAIVARGVASIALSGGRSPRAVLEALAGLPLDWSKVVVTLVDERWVAPDQADSNEKLVREALLTGEAAKARFVGMKNDAADAYAGVEACEAALAALPWPLDIVLLGMGEDGHTASLFPEARELAEGLSTQARVLAVTPPAAPHQRMTLSASAILDSRHIFLQIGGAAKRTVYERALAGGAAEDLPVRVALCQDKVPVEVWIGG; translated from the coding sequence ATGGAGCATGTTTTTGCCGATGGCGCGCAGGCGGCGGGCGATCTGGCGCGACGGATCGGGGATGTGCTGGGCGAGGCCATCGTGGCGCGGGGGGTGGCCAGCATTGCCTTGTCCGGCGGGCGGTCGCCGCGGGCGGTGCTGGAGGCGCTGGCGGGATTGCCGCTCGACTGGAGCAAGGTGGTGGTGACGCTGGTGGACGAACGATGGGTCGCGCCGGATCAGGCCGACAGCAATGAGAAGCTGGTTCGCGAGGCGCTGCTGACCGGAGAGGCGGCCAAGGCGCGGTTCGTGGGGATGAAGAATGATGCGGCGGATGCCTATGCGGGGGTGGAAGCCTGCGAGGCGGCTTTGGCCGCGCTGCCATGGCCGCTCGACATCGTGCTGCTGGGCATGGGGGAGGACGGGCATACCGCCTCGCTTTTCCCGGAGGCCAGGGAACTGGCGGAGGGACTTTCCACGCAGGCGCGGGTGCTGGCGGTGACGCCGCCCGCCGCGCCGCATCAGCGCATGACGCTTAGCGCCAGCGCGATCCTCGATAGCCGCCATATCTTTCTCCAGATCGGCGGGGCGGCGAAGAGGACGGTCTATGAGCGGGCGCTGGCGGGCGGCGCGGCGGAGGATCTGCCGGTCCGGGTCGCGCTGTGCCAGGACAAGGTGCCGGTGGAGGTGTGGATCGGCGGGTAA
- the hisB gene encoding imidazoleglycerol-phosphate dehydratase HisB codes for MRRAEIHRNTAETQIDVTVNLDGTGVYSVSTGIGFLDHMIEQLSRHSLIDMDVKTVGDLHVDQHHTTEDTAIAIGEAVARALGDKRGISRYGTAYAPMDETLTRVALDISGRPWLVFKAPFTVERLGEWDTELIEHWFQSFAQAAGITLHVENLHGGNNHHIVESCFKGLARALRQAVEIDPRKADAIPSTKGML; via the coding sequence ATGCGCAGGGCCGAGATTCACCGCAACACTGCGGAAACGCAGATCGACGTCACCGTCAACCTCGACGGCACGGGCGTCTATTCCGTTTCGACCGGCATCGGCTTCCTCGACCATATGATCGAGCAATTGTCGCGCCATTCGCTGATCGACATGGACGTGAAGACGGTGGGCGACCTGCATGTCGACCAGCATCACACGACCGAGGATACCGCCATCGCCATCGGCGAGGCGGTCGCCAGGGCGCTGGGCGACAAGCGCGGCATATCCCGCTACGGCACCGCCTATGCGCCGATGGACGAGACGCTGACGCGCGTGGCGCTCGACATTTCGGGGCGGCCGTGGCTGGTGTTCAAGGCGCCCTTCACCGTGGAGCGGCTGGGCGAATGGGACACCGAGCTGATCGAACACTGGTTCCAGAGCTTCGCGCAGGCGGCGGGGATCACGCTGCATGTCGAAAATCTCCATGGCGGCAATAACCACCATATCGTCGAAAGCTGCTTCAAGGGGCTGGCGCGGGCGTTGCGGCAGGCGGTCGAGATCGACCCGCGCAAGGCGGACGCGATCCCTTCGACCAAGGGGATGCTGTGA
- a CDS encoding YbaK/EbsC family protein: MSEASVRAFFAALAPDVAIIDQGVSTATVVEAAAALGVEPARIAKTLSLRIGDQVALVVARGDARLSNGKAKAALGGKPRMLGADEVEAITGHPVGGVCPFGLASPLPVYCDVTLRAFETVFPAAGSRTASVELTPDRLAELTGARWIDACTLPEEVA, from the coding sequence ATGAGCGAGGCGAGCGTTCGGGCCTTCTTCGCCGCGCTGGCCCCTGACGTGGCGATCATCGACCAGGGCGTGAGCACGGCGACGGTGGTGGAGGCCGCCGCCGCGCTGGGCGTCGAACCGGCGCGGATCGCCAAGACGCTTTCGCTGCGGATCGGGGATCAGGTCGCGCTGGTGGTGGCGCGGGGCGATGCGCGGCTGAGCAACGGCAAGGCGAAGGCGGCGCTGGGCGGCAAGCCCCGGATGCTGGGCGCGGACGAGGTGGAGGCGATCACCGGGCATCCGGTGGGGGGCGTGTGTCCCTTCGGCCTCGCATCCCCCCTGCCCGTCTATTGCGATGTGACCCTGCGGGCGTTCGAGACGGTGTTTCCGGCGGCGGGATCGCGGACGGCTTCGGTGGAACTGACGCCGGATCGGCTGGCCGAACTGACCGGCGCGCGGTGGATCGATGCCTGCACCCTGCCGGAGGAAGTCGCTTGA
- a CDS encoding PEP-CTERM sorting domain-containing protein encodes MKMNKLLLAVGVAGLVGAATPANATFGCWFGGKCGGGSSSGGHSSSGGNSSSGGSSGGATQVPEPEQLGLFAMGIAVLGARAFRARRKRK; translated from the coding sequence ATGAAGATGAACAAGTTGCTTCTCGCCGTTGGCGTCGCCGGCCTGGTCGGCGCGGCCACCCCCGCCAATGCGACCTTCGGCTGCTGGTTCGGCGGCAAGTGCGGCGGCGGTTCGTCCTCGGGCGGCCACTCCTCGTCGGGCGGCAACAGCAGCTCGGGCGGTTCGTCGGGCGGCGCGACGCAGGTGCCCGAGCCGGAACAGCTCGGCCTGTTCGCCATGGGCATCGCGGTGCTCGGCGCCCGCGCCTTCCGCGCCCGCCGCAAGCGCAAATAA
- the hisA gene encoding 1-(5-phosphoribosyl)-5-[(5-phosphoribosylamino)methylideneamino]imidazole-4-carboxamide isomerase, which produces MSLIVFPAIDLKGGQVVRLAEGDMNRATVYGDDPAAQALLFAEAGAQHLHVVDLDGSFAGHAVNAEAVEKIVAAFPGHVQLGGGIRNREAVERWFDIGVSRIVIGTAALKDPAFVKAAARDFPGGIVVAVDARDGFVATDGWAEKSDMPVVDLARRFEDAGVASLLFTDVGRDGLLKGCNIDATVDLARATAIPVIASGGVAGIADIRVLSLHADEGIEGVITGRALYDGRLDLKTALAVARAAA; this is translated from the coding sequence TTGAGCCTGATCGTCTTTCCCGCCATCGACCTCAAGGGCGGACAGGTCGTCCGCCTGGCCGAGGGCGACATGAACCGCGCCACCGTTTATGGCGACGATCCCGCCGCGCAGGCTTTGCTCTTCGCGGAGGCGGGCGCGCAGCATCTGCATGTGGTGGACCTCGACGGCAGCTTCGCGGGCCATGCGGTCAATGCCGAGGCGGTGGAGAAGATCGTCGCGGCCTTCCCCGGCCATGTGCAGCTGGGCGGCGGCATCCGCAATCGCGAGGCGGTGGAACGCTGGTTCGACATCGGCGTATCGCGGATCGTGATCGGGACGGCGGCGCTCAAAGACCCGGCCTTCGTCAAGGCGGCGGCGCGGGATTTCCCCGGCGGGATCGTGGTCGCGGTGGATGCGCGGGACGGCTTCGTCGCGACGGACGGCTGGGCGGAGAAGTCCGACATGCCGGTGGTCGACCTCGCCCGGCGGTTCGAGGATGCGGGGGTGGCGAGCCTGCTCTTCACCGATGTGGGGCGCGACGGGCTGCTGAAAGGATGCAATATCGACGCGACCGTCGACCTGGCGCGGGCGACCGCCATTCCGGTGATCGCCAGCGGCGGCGTGGCGGGGATCGCGGATATTCGCGTGCTGAGCCTTCACGCGGACGAGGGGATCGAGGGCGTCATCACCGGGCGGGCGCTCTATGACGGGCGGCTGGACCTCAAGACCGCGCTGGCGGTCGCGCGGGCGGCGGCATGA
- the hisF gene encoding imidazole glycerol phosphate synthase subunit HisF — MTVRTRVIPCLDVAHGRVVKGVNFVDLRDAGDPVEQAKIYDAAGADELCFLDITASHEARGTILDVVRRTAEVCFMPVTVGGGVRGAEDARALLLAGADKVAVNSAAVARPDVVAEIADRFGSQCVVGSVDARRVGEGRWEIFTHGGRKPTGIDALDHAVRLAERGAGELLVTSMDGDGTKQGYDLALTRAIADAVSVPVIASGGVGTLEHLVEGVIEGHASAVLAASIFHFGQHTIAQAHRALAAAGVPVRSA; from the coding sequence ATGACCGTCCGCACCCGCGTCATCCCCTGCCTCGACGTGGCCCATGGCCGCGTGGTCAAGGGCGTGAACTTCGTCGACCTGCGCGATGCGGGCGATCCGGTCGAGCAGGCGAAAATCTATGACGCGGCAGGAGCGGACGAACTCTGCTTCCTCGACATCACCGCCAGCCATGAGGCGCGGGGCACCATCCTCGACGTGGTGCGGCGCACGGCGGAGGTCTGCTTCATGCCCGTGACCGTCGGCGGCGGCGTGCGCGGCGCGGAGGATGCGCGGGCGCTGCTGCTCGCCGGGGCGGACAAGGTGGCGGTGAACAGCGCCGCCGTGGCGCGACCCGACGTGGTGGCGGAGATCGCCGACCGCTTCGGCAGCCAGTGCGTCGTGGGATCGGTCGATGCGCGGCGCGTGGGTGAGGGCCGGTGGGAAATCTTCACCCATGGCGGGCGCAAGCCGACCGGGATCGACGCGCTGGACCATGCGGTGCGGCTGGCGGAACGGGGCGCGGGAGAATTGCTGGTCACCTCGATGGACGGGGACGGCACGAAACAGGGCTATGACCTTGCGCTCACCCGCGCCATCGCCGACGCCGTATCCGTGCCGGTGATCGCGAGCGGGGGCGTCGGAACCCTCGAACATCTGGTGGAAGGCGTGATCGAGGGCCATGCCAGCGCCGTGCTGGCGGCATCCATCTTCCATTTCGGGCAGCATACGATCGCGCAGGCGCACCGGGCGCTGGCGGCGGCTGGCGTGCCGGTGCGATCCGCCTGA
- a CDS encoding phosphoribosyl-ATP diphosphatase, with the protein MRATLHHLEQTIAERRSADPSQSYVAKLTAKGRGKIAQKVGEEAVETVIAALSGESAEIVGESADLLFHWLMLLADCGVSLDSVLDELERREGLSGLAEKAARKE; encoded by the coding sequence ATGCGCGCGACCCTTCATCATCTGGAACAGACCATCGCGGAGCGGCGGAGCGCCGATCCGTCGCAATCCTATGTGGCGAAGCTGACCGCCAAGGGGCGCGGCAAGATCGCGCAGAAGGTCGGCGAAGAAGCGGTCGAGACCGTCATAGCGGCCCTGAGCGGCGAGAGCGCCGAAATCGTCGGCGAAAGCGCCGACCTGCTGTTCCATTGGCTCATGCTGCTGGCCGATTGCGGCGTATCGCTCGATTCCGTGCTGGATGAACTGGAACGGCGCGAGGGACTGTCGGGGCTGGCGGAAAAGGCGGCGCGCAAGGAGTGA
- a CDS encoding murein L,D-transpeptidase catalytic domain family protein, translating into MDRRSFTKFALSGLALSFLSDSIGKAAAPEMPSPRNAPPAPVPAAPRAVSFAGKPYERLLEKAKAALDSHAHAFTLRDRIAIADFNAPSRDLRLHVVDLIGGQSSSYLVAHGRGSDPGHSGWLQSFSNEPNSLASSSGAYRTGDIYFGQHGQAMRLIGLDPTNNNAENRAIVIHGADYVSEDHIAAWGKCGRSEGCLAVARHMLPQLVGLLGPDRMVYADKVLVAGA; encoded by the coding sequence ATGGATCGCCGCAGTTTTACGAAGTTCGCTTTGAGCGGACTGGCCTTATCGTTTCTTTCCGACAGCATCGGCAAGGCCGCCGCGCCGGAAATGCCGTCTCCCCGGAATGCGCCTCCCGCGCCGGTTCCCGCCGCGCCGCGCGCCGTTTCCTTCGCGGGCAAGCCTTATGAGCGGCTGCTGGAAAAGGCGAAGGCGGCGCTGGACAGCCATGCCCATGCCTTCACCCTGCGCGACCGGATCGCCATCGCCGATTTCAACGCGCCCTCGCGCGACCTGCGGCTGCATGTGGTGGACCTGATCGGCGGGCAGTCCAGTTCCTATCTGGTCGCCCATGGCCGCGGATCGGACCCCGGACATTCCGGCTGGCTCCAGAGCTTCTCCAACGAGCCCAATTCGCTGGCGAGTTCGTCCGGCGCCTACCGGACGGGCGACATCTATTTCGGCCAGCATGGGCAGGCGATGCGCCTCATCGGGCTGGACCCGACCAACAACAATGCCGAAAACCGCGCCATCGTCATCCATGGCGCGGACTATGTGAGCGAGGACCATATCGCCGCATGGGGCAAATGCGGGCGCAGCGAAGGCTGCCTGGCGGTGGCGCGGCACATGCTGCCGCAACTGGTCGGGCTGCTGGGCCCGGACCGCATGGTCTATGCGGACAAGGTCCTGGTGGCGGGGGCCTAG
- a CDS encoding L,D-transpeptidase family protein yields the protein MNRPHPILFSSALALTLAAMPVAAQPPAPTSILPPPVSAPPVMPAPVAPPAIVTPPPLPLPPLSSAQEKWLNDWLRRGAAEGLMAKSKAGTALSGDALLSATLDRARALSTGRVDTADFLNIWALRPAPFDPRPSLAKAIAEDRLPQWAATLTPPWSGYDGLRKGLVNYERIRDTGGWPKLSADSSPDAIRKRLAIEDKAVTPDEKLVDAIQRAQRRYGLNPTGQLGTRTLAELNVPVEDRIAAIMANMERWRWMPRTLPVNRVQVNIAAAVLTMFEGDQPVKSMRAVTGSPDNQTPMLASSIHSIVVNPPWNVPASIAKKELFPKGRATLIRQGYKIVGTPGGGERIVQPAGPNSALGRLKFDFNNPFAVYLHDTPSRAKFQSYDRLASHGCIRLEKPVPLAEMMVAGDPQLAGQIQSLIDEGKTQRVSLPSEVAVYLLYWTAFAGSDGVMNFRSDPYGWDKLLAQKIEASSRRLDPTADHSTAIASKD from the coding sequence ATGAACCGTCCCCATCCGATCCTTTTTTCCAGTGCCTTGGCGCTGACTCTCGCCGCCATGCCGGTTGCCGCGCAACCGCCCGCGCCCACGTCCATCCTGCCTCCGCCGGTGTCGGCGCCGCCGGTCATGCCCGCGCCCGTGGCGCCGCCCGCCATCGTGACGCCGCCGCCCCTTCCGCTGCCGCCGCTCTCGTCCGCGCAGGAGAAATGGCTGAACGACTGGCTGCGCAGGGGCGCGGCCGAAGGGCTGATGGCGAAGAGCAAGGCGGGAACCGCGCTGTCGGGCGACGCGCTGCTGTCGGCCACGCTGGACCGCGCGCGGGCGCTCAGCACCGGGCGGGTCGATACGGCCGACTTCCTCAATATCTGGGCGCTGCGCCCCGCGCCCTTCGACCCGCGCCCGTCGCTGGCGAAGGCGATCGCGGAGGACCGGCTGCCGCAATGGGCCGCCACGCTGACGCCGCCCTGGTCGGGCTATGACGGGCTGCGCAAGGGCCTCGTCAATTATGAGCGCATCCGCGATACGGGCGGCTGGCCGAAGCTGAGCGCGGATTCCTCGCCCGACGCGATCCGCAAGCGGCTCGCCATCGAGGACAAGGCGGTCACGCCCGACGAGAAGCTGGTGGACGCCATCCAGCGGGCGCAGCGCCGCTACGGCCTCAATCCCACGGGGCAGCTCGGCACGCGGACGCTGGCGGAACTCAACGTGCCGGTGGAGGACCGCATCGCCGCGATCATGGCGAACATGGAACGCTGGCGCTGGATGCCGCGCACCCTGCCCGTCAACCGGGTCCAGGTGAACATCGCCGCCGCCGTGCTGACCATGTTCGAAGGCGACCAGCCGGTGAAGTCGATGCGCGCCGTCACGGGCAGCCCGGACAACCAGACGCCGATGCTGGCGTCGAGCATCCATTCGATCGTCGTCAATCCGCCCTGGAACGTCCCCGCCTCCATCGCGAAGAAGGAGTTGTTCCCCAAGGGCCGCGCGACGCTGATCCGGCAGGGATACAAGATCGTCGGCACGCCGGGCGGCGGCGAGCGGATCGTGCAGCCCGCCGGGCCGAACAGCGCGCTCGGCCGGTTGAAGTTCGATTTCAACAACCCCTTCGCGGTCTATCTGCACGACACCCCATCGCGGGCGAAGTTCCAGAGTTACGACCGGCTGGCCAGCCATGGCTGCATCCGCCTCGAAAAGCCGGTGCCGCTCGCCGAGATGATGGTGGCGGGCGATCCGCAGCTGGCTGGGCAGATCCAGTCGCTGATCGACGAAGGCAAGACGCAGCGGGTGTCGCTGCCCAGCGAGGTCGCCGTCTATCTGCTCTACTGGACCGCCTTCGCGGGGAGCGACGGGGTGATGAACTTCCGGTCCGACCCCTATGGCTGGGACAAGCTGCTCGCCCAGAAGATCGAGGCGTCCAGCCGCCGCCTGGACCCCACCGCCGACCATTCCACCGCCATTGCATCCAAGGATTGA
- the galE gene encoding UDP-glucose 4-epimerase GalE produces MSDKPTVLVTGGAGYIGSHAVLALKDAGYGVVVIDNLVTGFDWAVPEGVPLVRGDIADQPLVEAAMRDHGVRAIMHFAGSVVVPESVENPLKYYHNNSAKTRDLIESAVRVGVPHFIFSSTAATYGIPEESPVRETTPQRPINPYGMSKLMTEYMLRDVSAAHPMNFCALRYFNVAGADPQGRSGQSTAGATHLIKVAVEAALGKREAVSVFGTDFDTPDGTGVRDYIHVTDLAAAHVLALEALMKAPERNYLLNCGYGRGFSVLEVLDAVDRVTNIKIERRMEGRRAGDPDSLISDNRAIMNEFPWEPRHADLEQIVTHALAWERKLSEIRGA; encoded by the coding sequence ATGAGCGACAAGCCCACGGTTTTGGTGACGGGCGGGGCCGGCTATATCGGCAGCCATGCGGTGCTGGCGTTGAAGGACGCGGGCTATGGCGTGGTGGTGATCGACAATCTCGTCACCGGGTTCGACTGGGCGGTGCCCGAAGGGGTGCCTCTGGTGCGGGGGGATATTGCCGATCAGCCGCTGGTGGAGGCGGCTATGCGGGACCATGGCGTCAGGGCGATCATGCATTTCGCCGGTTCGGTCGTGGTGCCAGAGTCGGTCGAGAACCCTCTGAAATATTATCATAACAACAGCGCCAAGACCCGCGACCTGATCGAAAGCGCGGTGCGGGTGGGCGTGCCGCATTTCATCTTCTCCTCGACGGCGGCGACCTATGGGATACCGGAGGAAAGCCCGGTCAGGGAGACGACGCCGCAGCGGCCGATCAATCCCTATGGCATGTCGAAGCTGATGACCGAATATATGCTACGCGATGTGAGCGCGGCGCATCCGATGAACTTCTGCGCGCTGCGTTATTTCAACGTGGCGGGGGCCGATCCGCAGGGGCGTAGCGGGCAATCGACGGCGGGCGCGACGCACCTCATCAAGGTGGCGGTCGAGGCGGCGCTGGGCAAGCGCGAGGCGGTCAGCGTGTTCGGGACGGATTTCGACACGCCCGACGGGACGGGGGTGCGCGACTATATCCATGTGACCGACCTGGCCGCCGCGCATGTGCTGGCGCTGGAGGCGCTGATGAAGGCGCCGGAGCGGAATTACCTGCTGAACTGCGGTTATGGGCGCGGTTTTTCGGTGCTGGAGGTGCTGGACGCGGTGGATCGCGTGACCAACATCAAGATCGAGCGGCGGATGGAAGGACGGCGGGCGGGCGATCCCGACTCGCTGATTTCCGATAACCGGGCGATTATGAATGAGTTTCCGTGGGAGCCGCGCCATGCCGATCTGGAGCAGATCGTGACCCATGCGCTGGCATGGGAACGCAAGCTGTCGGAGATCCGCGGGGCATGA
- a CDS encoding SspB family protein: MSEDLPDSLIPYDEIVQEALRAVVGRVLGEVEQTGGLPGNHHFYITFKTQAAGVDIPARLIERFPDEMTIVLQNKFWDLKVSEDMFQVSLTFNQVAAHLTIPFSAITAFVDPAVNFALQFQVQADAVPEPHDEAENDAPEVKAEDGSNVVTVDFGKKK; the protein is encoded by the coding sequence ATGAGCGAAGACCTGCCCGACAGCCTGATTCCCTATGACGAGATCGTGCAGGAAGCTTTGCGCGCCGTCGTCGGCCGTGTGCTGGGCGAGGTGGAGCAGACCGGCGGTTTGCCGGGGAATCACCATTTCTATATCACCTTCAAGACGCAGGCGGCCGGAGTCGACATCCCGGCCCGGCTGATCGAGCGTTTTCCCGATGAAATGACCATCGTCCTCCAGAACAAATTCTGGGACTTGAAGGTCAGCGAGGATATGTTCCAGGTCAGCCTGACCTTCAACCAGGTCGCGGCGCACCTCACCATTCCCTTCTCCGCGATCACGGCGTTCGTCGATCCGGCGGTCAATTTCGCGCTCCAGTTCCAGGTGCAGGCCGACGCCGTGCCCGAACCCCATGACGAAGCGGAAAACGACGCGCCCGAGGTGAAGGCCGAAGACGGCTCCAATGTCGTGACGGTGGATTTCGGCAAGAAGAAATAA